One window of Manihot esculenta cultivar AM560-2 chromosome 17, M.esculenta_v8, whole genome shotgun sequence genomic DNA carries:
- the LOC110605532 gene encoding polyphenol oxidase, chloroplastic, giving the protein MGSFFPSTLSTSSFFFPSLPNTSQISINKMRNHSYVGRVSSCKTTNDNDHQNPTTRRDVLIGLGGFCGATTLADHPFAFAKPISAPDITKCGEADFPAGAKPTNCCPPQSTKILDFKLPSSNSPLRIRPAAHLVDESYVAKYSKAVELMKALPDDDPRSFKQQADVHCAYCDGAYHQVGFPDLELQIHNSWLFFPFHRYYLYFHERILGKLIDDPTFALPYWNWDSPEGMQLPALYANPKSPLYDHYRNKNHQPPTLVDLDYNRTENPTSNQAQISSNLTIMYRQMISNGKTAKLFMGSSYRAGDEPDPGAGSIENIPHGPVHIWTGDNTQPNLENMGNFYSAGRDPIFFAHHSNVDRMWTIWKTLGGKKRTEFTDPDWLDASFLFYDENANLVRVKIRDCMDNKKLGYVYQEVDIPWLKSKPTTRRSMEKVATVSHHHGQVAQAAETKNLSPISSFPLILDKVISTVVKRPKKSRSKEDKEEEEEILVVDGIELERDAAVKFDVYVNDEDDSPSGPENSEFAGSFVNVPHAHKHGKKMKTCLRLGITDLLEDLGAEDDDSVVVTLVPKCGNGLVKIGGIKIDFTQD; this is encoded by the coding sequence ATGGGTTCTTTCTTTCCTTCCACTCTTTCCACCTCCTCTTTTTTCTTCCCCTCCTTGCCAAACACATCCCAAATTTCCATAAACAAAATGAGAAACCATTCCTATGTTGGCAGAGTAAGTTCATGCAAAACTACAAATGATAATGATCACCAAAACCCTACCACAAGGAGAGATGTTCTCATTGGTCTAGGAGGATTCTGTGGTGCAACCACTCTTGCCGATCACCCTTTTGCCTTTGCTAAGCCAATCTCAGCCCCAGACATAACCAAATGCGGCGAAGCAGATTTCCCCGCCGGTGCCAAACCCACCAACTGCTGCCCTCCACAATCCACGAAGATATTAGATTTCAAGCTTCCTTCTTCAAACTCCCCACTGCGCATTAGACCCGCAGCTCATTTGGTTGATGAGTCTTACGTAGCCAAATATTCCAAAGCCGTTGAGCTTATGAAAGCTCTCCCTGATGATGATCCTCGTAGCTTTAAGCAACAAGCCGATGTGCACTGTGCTTATTGTGATGGTGCTTATCACCAAGTAGGATTTCCAGATTTAGAGCTTCAAATTCACAACTCATggcttttctttccttttcatagATACTATCTTTATTTCCATGAAAGAATCTTGGGAAAATTGATTGATGATCCCACTTTTGCTTTGCCTTATTGGAACTGGGATTCCCCTGAAGGAATGCAATTACCAGCTCTATATGCTAACCCTAAATCACCACTCTATGATCACTACAGAAACAAGAATCACCAGCCACCAACACTTGTTGATCTTGATTACAATAGAACCGAAAACCCCACGTCAAATCAAGCTCAAATCTCTAGCAATCTTACCATAATGTACAGGCAAATGATTTCTAATGGCAAGACTGCTAAGCTCTTCATGGGAAGTTCCTACCGTGCCGGCGATGAACCAGACCCTGGAGCCGGTTCCATTGAGAATATTCCACATGGTCCAGTGCATATCTGGACCGGAGACAACACTCAACCAAATCTTGAAAACATGGGAAATTTCTATTCAGCCGGAAGAGATCCAATATTTTTCGCTCATCACTCTAACGTTGATCGAATGTGGACGATATGGAAGACATTAGGAGGCAAAAAGAGAACTGAGTTCACTGATCCTGATTGGCTTGATGCATCGTTCCTATTCTACGACGAGAATGCGAATCTTGTTCGTGTTAAGATTAGGGACTGTATGGACAATAAAAAACTGGGATATGTTTATCAAGAAGTTGATATTCCTTGGCTGAAATCGAAGCCAACAACGAGAAGGTCAATGGAGAAAGTGGCCACCGTTTCTCATCACCATGGGCAGGTAGCACAAGCAGCTGAAACAAAAAATTTATCACCCATAAGTTCATTCCCTTTGATCTTGGATAAAGTGATAAGCACAGTGGTTAAGAGGCCAAAGAAATCAAGAAGCAAGGAAGacaaagaagaggaagaggaaattTTAGTGGTAGATGGGATAGAGCTTGAGAGAGATGCAGCGGTGAAATTTGATGTTTATGTTAATGATGAGGACGACTCGCCGAGTGGGCCTGAGAATTCTGAGTTTGCAGGAAGCTTTGTGAATGTACCTCATGCACATAAACATGGCAAGAAAATGAAGACGTGTTTGAGATTAGGAATTACAGATTTGTTAGAGGATTTGGGTGCTGAAGATGATGATAGTGTAGTTGTGACTTTGGTGCCTAAGTGTGGCAATGGTCTTGTTAAAATTGGCGGCATCAAGATTGACTTTACTCAAGACTAA
- the LOC110604789 gene encoding uncharacterized protein LOC110604789, protein MASGVLLPVVFVFDLVAFALAVAAEQRRNTATVNVQGDYKYCQYDSDIATGLGVGALVALMASQILIMVASRCLCCGKAMRPSRSRSWAIVLFITCWVFFLIAEVCLLAGSIRNAYHTKYYLSSDHKLSCRELRKGVFGAGAAFVILTGIVSEVYYVSYSRANDGQPSYGRDTGVRMRNI, encoded by the exons ATGGCATCAGGAGTGTTGCTGCCGGTGGTGTTTGTGTTTGATTTGGTTGCTTTTGCTCTTGCTGTTGCCGCTGAGCAGAGGAGGAATACT GCCACAGTCAATGTACAAGGAGATTATAAGTACTGTCAATATGATTCAGATATCGCAACAGGATTAGGTGTCGGTGCCTTGGTTGCCCTTATGGCTAGTCAAATCCTAATAATGGTGGCAAGTAGATGCTTGTGCTGTGGAAAGGCCATGAGACCCAGCAGGTCTAGGAGCTGGGCAATTGTTTTATTTATCACCTGCTG GGtgttctttttaattgctgagGTCTGCTTGTTAGCTGGTTCTATTCGAAATGCATACCACACCAAATACTACTTGTCATCAGACCATAAACTATCGTGCCGGGAACTGAGAAAGGGAGTATTTGGGGCTGGAGCTGCATTTGTCATTCTTACAGGCATAGTATCTGAGGTTTACTATGTAAGCTATTCCAGGGCGAATGACGGCCAGCCTTCATATGGCAGAGATACCGGTGTGAGGATGAGGAACATATAA
- the LOC110605654 gene encoding dof zinc finger protein DOF1.4, whose product MGLSSKQVSSDGLDWSQTLLQQARTLELPKPPIVRGQQQQNQQQSEPLKCPRCDSTNTKFCYYNNYNKSQPRHFCKTCKRHWTKGGTLRNVPIGGGRKNKRLKTSKNTAKTSSAAATRSATSTRTNSGSIINRVNPQIVIQAQHQKQNLPLAHGDQKSVSEIMCQAMISPPSLALQQNSMSCSNFSSKSFNTGNSGVFLGSTLSLPQNQGLHFPYSSSSTFDTHPSLISTSLQSSNLYNYRSGEAMEDSTITTVMPATSNTISHQPWQVPNASCGMDMTSYWNWDDIDTFVSTNLNVPWDDSELKP is encoded by the coding sequence ATGGGTTTGAGTTCTAAGCAGGTTTCTAGTGATGGGTTAGATTGGAGCCAGACACTTTTGCAGCAGGCACGGACCTTGGAGCTCCCTAAGCCTCCTATTGTAAGGGGGCAACAGCAACAAAACCAGCAGCAATCAGAGCCCTTGAAGTGCCCAAGATGTGACTCAACGAACACCAAGTTTTGTTACTATAACAACTACAATAAGTCACAGCCAAGGCATTTTTGCAAGACGTGCAAGAGGCACTGGACTAAAGGTGGCACTCTCCGCAATGTTCCTATAGGCGGTGGGCGCAAAAATAAGCGGCTGAAAACGTCGAAAAACACTGCTAAAACCTCCTCCGCAGCCGCCACTAGAAGCGCCACTAGTACAAGAACCAATAGTGGCAGTATCATTAACAGGGTGAATCCCCAAATTGTAATTCAAGCTCAGCATCAAAAGCAAAATCTTCCTCTCGCACATGGTGATCAGAAAAGCGTATCTGAAATCATGTGTCAAGCAATGATTAGCCCACCATCTTTAGCTTTGCAACAGAATTCTATGAGCTGCAGCAACTTTTCCAGTAAAAGTTTCAATACCGGGAACAGCGGTGTCTTTCTGGGTTCAACTTTGTCTCTTCCTCAAAATCAAGGATTACACTTTCCATATTCAAGCTCAAGCACTTTCGACACACACCCATCTTTGATCTCCACCTCCTTGCAGTCCTCAAATCTTTATAACTACAGAAGTGGAGAAGCTATGGAAGATTCAACCATCACAACCGTCATGCCTGCCACGAGCAACACCATCTCTCATCAGCCATGGCAAGTGCCAAATGCAAGCTGTGGTATGGACATGACAAGTTACTGGAATTGGGATGATATTGATACTTTTGTATCCACTAATCTCAACGTACCCTGGGATGATTCTGAGCTTAAACCATAA
- the LOC110605453 gene encoding splicing factor 3B subunit 2 — protein MTADTLPYQNGVISNGDLATINNPSSTNANAKKSRESERRRRRRKQKKNNKAASQALDATANGNESDDDAKENNDPQQAFEQVVVEYVPEKAELEDGLDEEFRKIFEKFNFHEIAGSEENDKKDESSQIADSKKKVDSDSEEEEQDATLKEKGISNKKKKLLRRMKIAELKQICSRPDVVEVWDATAADPKLLVFLKSYRNSVPVPRHWCQKRKFLQGKRGIEKQPFQLPDFIAATGIEKIRQAYIEKEDSKKLKQKQRERMQPKMGKMDIDYQVLHDAFFKYQTKPKLTNHGDLYHEGKEFEVKLREMKPGSLSQELKEALGMPEGAPPPWLINMQRYGPPPSYPHLKIPGLNAPIPPGASFGYHPGGWGKPPVDEYGRPLYGDVFGVQQQEQPNYEEEPVDKTKHWGDLEEEEEEEEEEEEEQMEEEELEDGIQSVDSLSSTPTGVETPDVIDLRKQQRKEPERPLYQVLEEKEERIAPGTLLGTTHTYVVASGTQDKSAAKRVDLLRGQKTDRVDVTLQPEELDALDNVLPAKYEEAREEEKMRSQREDFSDMVAENEKKRKRKMQEKEGKSKKKDFKF, from the exons ATGACCGCTGATACACTGCCGTACCAAAACGGCGTCATTTCTaatggagatctggccaccatCAATAACCCTAGCTCTACCAACGCCAACGCTAAGAAGTCTCGGGAGAGCGAAAGGCGCCGTCGCAGGcggaagcagaagaagaacaatAAGGCTGCCTCTCAGGCTCTCGATGCCACCGCCAACGGCAACGAAAGTGACGATGATGCTAAGGAGAATAACGATCCTCAACAG GCATTCGAGCAAGTGGTAGTTGAGTATGTTCCAGAAAAGGCAGAGTTGGAAGATGGTTTGGATGAAGAATTCAGGAaaatctttgagaaatttaactTCCATGAAATTGCTGGTTCTGAG GAGAACGATAAAAAGGATGAATCGTCCCAAATTGCTGATTCTAAGAAAAAGGTCGATTCAGattcagaagaggaagaacaAGATGCTACACTGAAGGAGAAAGGCATATCCAACAAGAAGAAAAAG CTTCTGCGACGGATGAAGATTGCTGAACTAAAACAGATTTGCTCAAGGCCTGATGTTGTTGAG GTGTGGGATGCTACTGCAGCTGACCCAAAGTTGCTAGTGTTTTTGAAATCATACAGAAATAGTGTTCCCGTGCCCAGACATTGGTGCCAGAAAAGGAAATTTTTGCAG GGAAAGCGTGGTATTGAAAAACAACCTTTTCAGCTTCCTGATTTTATTGCTGCTACAGGAATAGAGAAAATTAGACAG GCTTACATTGAAAAAGAGGATAGTAAGAAGTTGAAACAGAAACAACGTGAGCGTATGCAGCCGAAGATGGGGAAGATGGATATTGATTATCAG GTGCTTCATGATGCATTTTTTAAGTACCAAACAAAGCCAAAGCTTACAAATCATGGTGACCTATATCATGAAGGGAAAGAATTTGAG GTGAAGCTTAGGGAGATGAAGCCTGGCAGTCTTTCACAAGAACTAAAAGAAGCTCTTGGTATGCCAGAGGGTGCTCCCCCACCTTGGCTTATCAATATGCAG AGATATGGCCCTCCACCATCTTACCCACACCTGAAAATTCCTGGACTGAATGCTCCCATTCCACCTGGAGCTAGCTTTGGTTATCATCCTGGTGGCTGGGGCAAGCCTCCTGTTGATGAA TATGGTCGTCCTCTATATGGAGATGTTTTTGGAGTTCAGCAACAAGAACAGCCCAATTATGAG GAAGAGCCAGTTGATAAAACCAAGCATTGGGGTGACttggaggaagaggaagaggaagaagaagaggaagaggaggagcaGATGGAGGAAGAGGAGTTGGAGGATGGCATTCAATCTGTGGATAGCCTCTCGAG TACACCGACTGGTGTCGAGACACCAGATGTCATCGACCTCCGGAAGCAACAAAGAAAGGAACCTGAGAGGCCTCTTTACCAG GTtcttgaagaaaaagaagagaggaTTGCTCCCGGGACCTTACTTGGAACAACCCACAC GTATGTGGTTGCTAGTGGTACTCAAGATAAATCAGCAGCCAAAAGG GTTGATCTTCTTCGAGGCCAGAAAACAGATAGAGTTGATGTTACTCTACAACCTGAAGAATTGGATGCTTTGGACAACGTTTTACCTGCGAA GTATGAGGAAGCAAGAGAGGAGGAGAAGATGCGTAGCCAGCGTGAGGATTTCAGTGATATGGTTGCAGAG AATGAGAAGAAAAGGAAGCGTAAGATGCAGGAGAAGGAAGGGAAGTCAAAGAAAAAGGATTTCAAGTTTTAG